Proteins encoded within one genomic window of Oryza glaberrima chromosome 12, OglaRS2, whole genome shotgun sequence:
- the LOC127756474 gene encoding uncharacterized protein LOC127756474, with amino-acid sequence MSAAEDPAKPPPPPPPQLEASGSDPDDPLLRDRVVVVAPPPPPPPPPPPPAPAPALLAPAENASAEAAFAVPPAAIAAVVEANGNSEKKKKRKTDEGEGCKSCSCKKSKCLKLYCVCFASGSHCSESCGCDPCYNKSIHGVPRSTPALPLKAVQTLETGQDSVEQLIRSPMDFGRRKCTCKKSGCLKKYCDCYQGGAGCSINCKCDDCKNPYGRKVGVILDGKNILAGPTPNERNGTEADSSDDEEDDYYMNRPLSPVSPSPVSRESSFQQETLVGVEVQTMNGHLYPKPLTQVRPESWQLTRRPTEEVRGEAWHYLRRPSEDGTSDVMEGHADPKFQRDNKQLENHVDRYSIPRCIEVMNAMADLSPIEKSLAPDVFLDPSNREIFLSLTVDIRTMWLKRKMKSLV; translated from the exons ATGTCGGCCGCGGAGGATCCCGCGaagcccccgcccccgcccccgccgcagcTCGAGGCGTCCGGATCGGACCCCGACGACCCCCTCCTCCGcgaccgcgtcgtcgtcgtcgcccctccccctcccccgccaccaccaccaccaccaccagcacccgCCCCCGCCCTCCTCGCCCCCGCCGAGAACGCCTCCGCGGAAGCCGCCTTCGccgtgccgccggcggcgatcgcggcggtggtggaggcgaacGGCAactcggagaagaagaagaa GAGGAAGACGGATGAAGGGGAAGGGTGCAAGTCGTGCAGCTGCAAGAAATCCAAGTGCCTTAAGCT TTATTGTGTGTGTTTTGCATCTGGATCACATTGTTCTGAATCATGTGGATGTGATCCATGTTACAACAAATCTATTCATGGTGTTCCACGGAGTACACCAGCCTTGCCTTTGAAAGCTGTTCAAACATTAGAGACTGGTCAAGATTCAGTG GAACAACTTATAAGATCCCCTATGGACTTTGGTAGAAGAAAATGCACTTGCAAAAAGTCAGGCTGCCTTAAGAAATACTGTGACTGCTACCAG GGAGGAGCAGGATGCTCCATCAACTGTAAATGTGATGATTGCAAGAACCCATATGGGAGAAAAG TTGGTGTTATCTTGGATGGTAAAAATATTCTTGCTGGACCAACACCAAATGAAAGGAATGGAACAGAAGCTGACTCAAGTgacgatgaagaagatgattaTTATATGAACCGACCACTCTCGCCTGTCTCCCCATCTCCAGTATCCAGAGAGTCTTCATTCCAACAGGAGACTTTAGTTGGCGTCGAAGTCCAGACTATGAATGGGCATCTATACCCAAAACCGCTTACCCAAGTGCGGCCGGAATCATGGCAGCTCACTAGGAGGCCTACTGAGGAAGTGCGAGGAGAGGCATGGCACTACTTGAGGAGGCCCAGTGAGGATGGAACATCCGATGTTATGGAAGGACATGCTGACCCCAAGTTTCAGAGAGACAATAAACAGCTGGAAAACCATGTTGATAGGTACAGCATTCCGCGGTGCATCGAGGTGATGAACGCCATGGCAGACCTCTCGCCGATCGAGAAGTCGCTCGCACCGGATGTCTTCTTGGATCCAAGCAATCGGGAGATTTTTCTTTCACTGACTGTAGATATTCGAACCATGTGGCTGAAGCGTAAGATGAAGAGCCTTGTGTAG